The DNA segment GCTTACGCTGTGAGGTGCCAGCGTGCAAGCGATCGAATGGATTGCGGAGCAGCGCATTCGGGAGGCCATCGAGCAGGGGAAGCTCGATAATCTGCCGGGCTCGGGCAAGCCGATCCGGCTGGAAGTAGACTCTCATCTGCCTCCCGAACTGCGTCTGGCGTACACCATCCTCAGAAACGCGGGATTTGTCCCCCCGATTATTGAGCTGCGCCGGCGCATCGAGGACGAGGCCGAGGCCCTGGACTGCTACCTCGAGACCTGCCGCCGGTACGCTTCGCAGTATCTGGAAACGATTCGCGCGCTTGCCGCTCGCGCGGCGAGGCGGGGGGATCGCCGGCATCGGGAGGGAGAGAAGGCCGCCGCCCAGCTCGCCGCCCTCGTGCAGGCGTACCAGCTTTTCCGGGAGCGGTGCCGCGAAAACGTCCAGTTGCGCTTGGAGCGCATCGCTGCCTGCGTCGACCAGCTGCAGCGCGAGTGGCTGCGGGAGTCGAGCCGACGCGCCCCTCGTTTCGGCCTCGACCTGGGCCTCCTCTCCCACGACCCGCAGCAGACTCTCTTGCGCTTCGAGTCCGCTGTACCCGAACTCGAGCCTTGGATCTTGGAGCAGGTGTCCCCAGATATACCGGCTCAGCCGTAGGCCTGCGGCCTCACACCCGAGCGGGAGAAGGAGATGGAACCTCAGGGTCCCTTTTCCTCCGAGCTTGTTCGCCGCTTGAGATCTGCTCATCGAGTCGCCGCCCTCACGGGTGCGGGGATCAGTGCCGAGTCGGGGGTACCCACCTTTCGCGGTGAGGACGGCCTGTGGAAGCGTTTTCGACCGGAGGAGCTGGCCAATGTGGAGGCATTCCTGCGCAACCCATCGCTCGTTTGGGAATGGTACCAGTACCGGCGACGCATTATCCGTGAAGTGGAGCCCAATCCGGGCCACAAGGCCCTCGCGGACCTGGAGAAGCTGATCCCCGATTTCGTGGTGATC comes from the candidate division KSB1 bacterium genome and includes:
- a CDS encoding DUF1992 domain-containing protein, whose amino-acid sequence is MQAIEWIAEQRIREAIEQGKLDNLPGSGKPIRLEVDSHLPPELRLAYTILRNAGFVPPIIELRRRIEDEAEALDCYLETCRRYASQYLETIRALAARAARRGDRRHREGEKAAAQLAALVQAYQLFRERCRENVQLRLERIAACVDQLQREWLRESSRRAPRFGLDLGLLSHDPQQTLLRFESAVPELEPWILEQVSPDIPAQP